From the Finegoldia magna ATCC 29328 genome, the window CATTTTGGGGATAAGTTTTTTAAACCACGAAACCATTTATCAAAAATTTCAATAAATTTGTAATAAAAGATATGATTTGCTATAATTAAAGTATCAAAAAGTATGAAAAGTACGCATTTATTAACAAATTGTGGATAAGTTGTGGATAATATGTGAATTCTTGTTTCAAAACTTAACGAATTTGCTGTATATTCTAATTTAATATCCACAATTATTTTTCTATAAAACATTGTGGATAAGTTGTGCAAATGTGAATAAATTATAAATTTTTTTTGTTTAATTTGAAAAATAGCTATTTATTTCATGTGGATAACTTATCATTTTGTGGATAAACTTGTTGATAACTAAAAAAACGAGGTGAAAAATGACCGACAAAGATGAACTCTGGTTAAAAATCTCTAACACATTTAAACAGGAAATGTCGGATTTGAACTTCAACACGTGGATTGCACCATTAAAACCTCTTTATTTAACAAATACTGAATTTATTTTGCTTTCTCCAAATAGATTTACCAAAAAAACAATCTATAACAAATACTACGACGATATTCAAAAATACTTGGATTTCATCAGTAATGTCAAGAGAAAAGTAGTCATCATAGACCGTTACGAAATGGATAACTACAAAGACGAAAATATAATTCAAAACCAAAATATTGATGGTCAACGATCAATTCTAGTAAATGAAGATGAATCTGAGGAAAAATACAAGATTGAAGATCCTGTAGCAACCCAACCAGAACAAACACAAGAACAGGCAGAAGAACAAACAGATTTTAGCCCTTACGGCAAGAATTTAATCGCCAAATACAAATTCGATACATTTGTAAAAGGCAAAAACAACGAACTAGCATTAGCTGCAGCACTTGCAGTCGCACAAAACCCAGCCACAGCATACAATCCATTGTTTATCCATGGAAAAGCCGGATTGGGGAAGACTCACTTGATGCATGCCATTGCTCACGAAATACTTAAAAACAACCCAAAAGCGAGGGTTATTTACACTACGAGTGAATCATTTACAAACGAGCTTATTTCTTCAATTGGAGATAAATCTACGAAAAAGAATTCACAATTTAGACAAAAATACCGAAATATAGACGTGCTTCTAATTGACGATATTCAATTTATTGCTGGAAAACAAGGTACACAAGAGGAGTTTTTCCACACATTCAATGAATTGTACAACCACAACAAGCAAATCATCCTTTCCAGTGATAGACCTCCAAAAGAGATCAAAACATTGGAAGAGAGGTTGGTGTCTCGTTTTGAGTGGGGATTGATGGCAGACATTCAACCACCAGATTACGAAACGCGTGTGGCCATTGTAAACGAGTATTTGGATAGAAATAATACATCACTTCCACCTGAAATAATCGATTATATCGCTATGAATGTCAAAAGCAATATTCGTGAGTTGGAAGGGGCAGTAATGAATGTTGTAGGTCAGAAAACTCTGATAGGAGATGGCAACATTACATTGGATTTGGCGAAAAACGTATTAAAACAACTTATCGCCGAAACTCAATTGAGACCTGTAACTATAGATTTAATCATTGAGTGCGTGTGTGATAGATACAATGTCACTTTAGATGATCTTTTATCCAAGAAACGCTCCAAACAAATAGCATATCCAAGGCAAATAGCAATGTATGTGTCCAGAAAATTGTTGGATATTTCGTTGGTTAGTATTGCTTCAAGTTTTGGCAAGGATCACTCAACAGTTATGCATGGAATCAAGAAAATTGAGAGTGATATCAAGAAAAATTCAGAATTTGACGAAGAAATTGAAAATCTAATCAATTACATTCAAAATTCTTAATATATTAAACTTAAAAATTGTGGATAAGTGTATTTTAAAGTTTTCTATCCACATTTTAATATTAATAACTATGTGGATAAGTTGTTGATAACTTTAAAGTGTTAAACTAAAATTGTGAAAAGTTGATAATGTTGATAACAGCACAGTTTGTGCCAATGATATACACACCTTTATCAATAGACAAAACACCACAAATTACAAACAAACTTGAGTTATCCACAATACAAACAGCCCTACTACTACTATTACTAACTATTATTATTATTTGTATAAACGAAAGGTAAAATATGAAATTAAAAATATCTCAAAAAGAATTACTAAAACATATCAACATTGCCCAAAAAGCGGTGTCATCTAGGACAACTATTCAGATATTAGAGGGAATTTTGTTCATTGCAGAAGAAAACTGTCTACGCCTTGTGGCGACTGATTTGGAACTTATCGTGGATACGAGAGCAAATTGTGAAATCTACGAAAAAGGACAAATTGTAATCAACTCGTCAATGATAGGTAATATAATAAGAAAACTTCCAGACGCCGATATATATATAGAAGTTGACGATAATAACATCAATATCAAATGTTTGTCTACGGAATTTAACATTCAAGGTCAAGATTCCAACGAATTTCCATCTCTTCCTTATATAGATAAGGATGTTAAATTGACTTTGGAACAATCTGAACTTAGAGATTCTATCAGAAAAACATCATTTGCTACGAGTATGGACCAAACAAGGCCGGATTTGACTGGTGTTTTGTTCAATATTATGAATGATAGAATCGAGTTTGTGGCATTGGATGGTTACAGAGTTTCACTTGATTGTTTGAGTAATGTGAGTGAATTCGAAATGAAGGCCATTGTTCCTGCGAGAGCTTTGAATGAAGTCTACAAGATTTTGGAAGAAGGGGAAATCACTCTTAACATTATTACTGGAAATATTATTTTCAAATTGGAAAACACTGATGTTTATTCTAGACTAATCGATGGTCAATACATCGACTACAATCAAGTTATGAAACAAGATTTCTCAACTGTTGTTACTATAGAAAAGAGAGCTTTGCAAATGGCATTGGAAAGAGCGTCTTTGATGGCAAAAGAAGACAAGGCAAACTTGGTTAAGCTTGATTTCTCGGGAAATGAATTGCACATTTCATCTAATACTGATATTGGTAAGGTGGATGAGTATGTGAAGTGCGAAATCGGTGGAGAGGATTTGAGGATAGCTTTTAATGCGAAGTATTTGTTGGATGGGTTGAAGGTAATAGATGATGACGATATTACATTGAATATGAGTGGAAGTTTGAGACCGATGGTTTTCAAGCCACTTAACGATACGAATTACACTTATCTTGTCCTTCCAGTAAAACTTGCAGGAGGTAATAATGATTAGTGTCAAAATAGAATCTGAGTTTATTAAATTGGAACAGTTTCTAAAATTCGCATCCATCGCACAAACTGGTGGCATGGCGAAAGAACTCATAAAAGAATCGTTGGTTAAGGTAAATGACGAGGTTGAAACAAGACGCGGCAAGAAACTTTATCCAGGAGATGTTGTGGAATTTGAAGGAGAGAAGTACGTAGTCGAATAATGATCGTTCAAAAATTAAAATTATATAATTACAGGAATTTCTGTGAAATAGAATTGGATTTTTGTGATGGTCTAAATCTTATTGTAGGCAGAAATGCCTCGGGTAAGACTAATATTTTGGAAGCTATTAATGTAGCTTTGAAGGGAAAAAGTTTCAAAACCAATACCAATTCTCATTTGATTAAGTTCGGTGAAGATGAGGCTCGTATTGTCATGGATGTCTACGATGATGGTTTTGAGGATAAGATAGATATTACTATTAAAAGTAACGAAAAGATACTCAATGTGAACGAAGCTTTTGTGAATACTATCAAAGAATACAACGAATATTTTGAGTGTATTGTGTTTAAGCCAGACGATTTGAAGATAATTAAAGAGTCGAAATCGTTGAGAAGAAAATTCTTGGATGAGTCCATAAGTGGTGTGGACAATTATTACAGGACTGTTTTGAAACAATACAATCAAGTGTTGGATGAGAGAAACAAGCTCATCAAAAACCACAGATACAATTCGTATTTTAATGAGCAGTTGAAGGCGTTGAATATTCAATTATCAGATTTTGGTTCATACATTATGCACAAGAGAAAAAGTTATGTCGAAAGACTTCATCTTATCGCAAAAAATGTGTGCAAGAATTTGAGTGATGAGAATGACGATTTGTACATGGAAAATAAATTTTCGATTAGATATGTAGAGGATATGACTGATCAAAAAAACACTTATTACAAGAGTTTGAGAGATATTTTGGAAAAGGACTTGGAAAATAAGCAAACTAATTTAGGTATCCATCGTGATGATTTGGATATTTTAATCAACGACAAACAGGCTAAGTTTTTTGCATCTCAGGCTCAGGTGAGAACTGCTATTTTATCGATGAAGCTTGCGCAATTGGATTTGAGTAGATTTTATAATGATAGAATGCCAATTATTTTGTTGGATGATGTGTTCAGTGAACTTGACGATTACAGAATCAACTACATCATCAGATATATCAAGGATTTCCAAGCTTTTCTGACTACATCAGAAAGAGCACCAGAAGGTTTGTACACGATAAAAATAGGTGAATGATATGTATTTGGATATTGGCAACAACACATTAATTGATGAAAAAGAGATTATAGCTGTGGTTAATGTTTCGGACAAATTCTTCACAG encodes:
- the dnaN gene encoding DNA polymerase III subunit beta, which codes for MKLKISQKELLKHINIAQKAVSSRTTIQILEGILFIAEENCLRLVATDLELIVDTRANCEIYEKGQIVINSSMIGNIIRKLPDADIYIEVDDNNINIKCLSTEFNIQGQDSNEFPSLPYIDKDVKLTLEQSELRDSIRKTSFATSMDQTRPDLTGVLFNIMNDRIEFVALDGYRVSLDCLSNVSEFEMKAIVPARALNEVYKILEEGEITLNIITGNIIFKLENTDVYSRLIDGQYIDYNQVMKQDFSTVVTIEKRALQMALERASLMAKEDKANLVKLDFSGNELHISSNTDIGKVDEYVKCEIGGEDLRIAFNAKYLLDGLKVIDDDDITLNMSGSLRPMVFKPLNDTNYTYLVLPVKLAGGNND
- the dnaA gene encoding chromosomal replication initiator protein DnaA yields the protein MTDKDELWLKISNTFKQEMSDLNFNTWIAPLKPLYLTNTEFILLSPNRFTKKTIYNKYYDDIQKYLDFISNVKRKVVIIDRYEMDNYKDENIIQNQNIDGQRSILVNEDESEEKYKIEDPVATQPEQTQEQAEEQTDFSPYGKNLIAKYKFDTFVKGKNNELALAAALAVAQNPATAYNPLFIHGKAGLGKTHLMHAIAHEILKNNPKARVIYTTSESFTNELISSIGDKSTKKNSQFRQKYRNIDVLLIDDIQFIAGKQGTQEEFFHTFNELYNHNKQIILSSDRPPKEIKTLEERLVSRFEWGLMADIQPPDYETRVAIVNEYLDRNNTSLPPEIIDYIAMNVKSNIRELEGAVMNVVGQKTLIGDGNITLDLAKNVLKQLIAETQLRPVTIDLIIECVCDRYNVTLDDLLSKKRSKQIAYPRQIAMYVSRKLLDISLVSIASSFGKDHSTVMHGIKKIESDIKKNSEFDEEIENLINYIQNS
- the yaaA gene encoding S4 domain-containing protein YaaA; amino-acid sequence: MISVKIESEFIKLEQFLKFASIAQTGGMAKELIKESLVKVNDEVETRRGKKLYPGDVVEFEGEKYVVE
- the recF gene encoding DNA replication/repair protein RecF (All proteins in this family for which functions are known are DNA-binding proteins that assist the filamentation of RecA onto DNA for the initiation of recombination or recombinational repair.): MIVQKLKLYNYRNFCEIELDFCDGLNLIVGRNASGKTNILEAINVALKGKSFKTNTNSHLIKFGEDEARIVMDVYDDGFEDKIDITIKSNEKILNVNEAFVNTIKEYNEYFECIVFKPDDLKIIKESKSLRRKFLDESISGVDNYYRTVLKQYNQVLDERNKLIKNHRYNSYFNEQLKALNIQLSDFGSYIMHKRKSYVERLHLIAKNVCKNLSDENDDLYMENKFSIRYVEDMTDQKNTYYKSLRDILEKDLENKQTNLGIHRDDLDILINDKQAKFFASQAQVRTAILSMKLAQLDLSRFYNDRMPIILLDDVFSELDDYRINYIIRYIKDFQAFLTTSERAPEGLYTIKIGE